aatgtttaatgttttaaacactttatgtgaatatttcaatatttataattcaaaaaaccTTGATTGtaagtttgttatttttatcttattttatttagaattatttaaaaaaattttttgactcGTCAAAcatcttatatataaaaataaaaaataatgacagtACTGAGatgttattatatgtatattatttaatctgatttaataatgatataatgtaataaatgtaataaatctaatataatttaatgaatctTATCCTTTTTGAttattcataaacatttttgcaCTTAATGTTACAGAATAGTAATTCACAAGAATGGCTTACATCATGAGTAAAACTACTATTTTGTGTCGACCTgtgttttgcaaaaaaataatttctggtCCTATcaataaaaacacttttgcAAGAAGTTATCAACAACTTACTAACAAAACGAATGCCTGGGCAGAGcagaaatataaacaaaaagacGACATAAGCAACAGTTACCGGCTCGTATATAGGGAACATTCACTTGTCAACTTAGTAACCACTGCAGCATATCATGTTGGATGGCTAGGTTTTTTTACTAGCACATTTGGCTTggcatatttaatatatgaaaaaccACCGGTACGAGAGAAAGAACCAGAAGATCCGGCTGCTGGACAGAAATTTAGACCTCTGACTGCTGCAGAAAGAGTACTCATGTTATTTGTTAGTTTTGCTTTATCCACACTACTCGTAGTAGGGAGTAGAACAATTCCGTTTAGAATTTATCACGATTCtgcggaaaaaatatttaaggctgTGTTTGTAAGTAGAATATTAGGTAAGAAACAAATAGAAACATTTGCCGAAGGTACAGCTGTACCCATATTTAGTCGTAAACATCTAGGAGACTTATTATTTAAAGTCAATGGTCGCACTATACTACTTGATAAAGAATGTTTCCCGGTGCCGTACATACGTGAGCAAATGATCTGCAAAAGTTCTACTGCAAAATAGAACtatttgtatttatgtattattgcaTCTTACatcataatatcatttttttagaCTCTTATGTCATCGGTGATATCATTTGCTCATTTTATCTATTCAATATTGCAAACAAAATTGAGCTgacattaatatgtaaatattgat
The window above is part of the Solenopsis invicta isolate M01_SB chromosome 8, UNIL_Sinv_3.0, whole genome shotgun sequence genome. Proteins encoded here:
- the LOC105204923 gene encoding uncharacterized protein LOC105204923 translates to MAYIMSKTTILCRPVFCKKIISGPINKNTFARSYQQLTNKTNAWAEQKYKQKDDISNSYRLVYREHSLVNLVTTAAYHVGWLGFFTSTFGLAYLIYEKPPVREKEPEDPAAGQKFRPLTAAERVLMLFVSFALSTLLVVGSRTIPFRIYHDSAEKIFKAVFVSRILGKKQIETFAEGTAVPIFSRKHLGDLLFKVNGRTILLDKECFPVPYIREQMICKSSTAK